The DNA region AAGAGAAAAAAATAGCCTCCAACAGGAGTCCTATTTTACAAAAAAAAACTGTCAAATCAATTTAGGACTCAGTCTCCCGGGTCCTAGATATAGGACTCAATTGGTTGGGTCCTATCTCTCTTTTGCCACGAAATCTAACTGACAGAGATTTCTTTCCCCAATGACTCCGCTCCAATCTTTCCCCAATTAGTTGTAAATGACATGATTTGAGACCCACTATTGGAGTGTAAGCTTTTTCTTTACCCTAAACACATCAAATATGTCACTAATACAAATTATAGGACCCAAATATAGGACTCAtggttggagatgctctaaagTTCAAAAAAAAATTCAGTTAATCAAAGCACATGAACTCGATTTAGTTCTCGTGCTGGAATCTTTGATAAGCTCTTGctgattctttttttttctttctttgatCGCCTGCAGAGCTGATGCTGATGGGCTTCATCTCCCTGCTCCTCGCCGTGGCGCAAACGCCCATCCCCAAGATATGCATCCCTGCCAAGGCTGGCAGCGTCATGCTGCCGTGCAAACCCAAGGGCGGCGGcaaaagcggcggcggcgatggccaCCGGAGGCTCCTCTGGTACCCTGGAGAAGAAGTCAACCATCGCCGGTTcttggccggcggcggggctggTGACGACTTTTGCGACACAAAAGTGAGGCCAGCGTTGCAAAGCAACAAGCTGCCCAGagcgatgatgatgatgatggaagTCATGAAATCAATAACCTTTCTTCTTCTGCTTGTTATCCGCAGGGCAAGGTGTCACTGATCTCCACGAACGGCGTCCACCAGCTGCACATATTCATCTTCGTGCTCGCGGTGTTCCATGTCGTTTACAGCGTCGCCACGATGACTCTAGCACGTCTGAAAGTAAGCACAAGCCAACCATCGATATGATGTTGAATGCTACTAGTACTTCAGTTTGCCCAATTCTTTCAggggaaaaaagaagaagaacatcTTTGAGCAACCATTCGATTACTCCGTTACAGTCAGAATAGGCACTTACTACGTTGCAGTTAGGGGATACTAATCACACATCGTTTGTCATGTTCTTGCGTGTAGATGAGGAGATGGAAGAAATGGGAATCAGAGACCAACTCGCTGGAGTATCAGTTCGCAACCGGTAAGAATCAGCAGCTCCGTTTTCTCAACCGATTGCATGTTCCTCTCGAGGCATGCATGATCAGAGTGAAGCTTACTTACAGGTGATGAGGTTCTTGCATGCAGATCCTTCACGATTCCGGTTCACACACCAAACGTCGTTCGTGAAGCGGCACCTGGGCCTCCCGAGCACACCTGGAGTCAGATGGATCGTGAGTTCGACCAGGCCTCTGAGCTCCAGATCTTTAGTTAGTTCTTGCAGCCAGTTTCAGCGTTTCTCACTGACCTACGCTCTCTGAATATTCTATATCCCAGGTGGCATTCTTCAGGCAGTTCTTTGCTTCGGTGACCAAGGTGGATTACCTGACCATGCGCCAAGGCTTCATCAACGTACTGACCGTCCCCCAGTTGCAATTGCTTTTGACGCTAGAGTTAGTTGCTCATGTTCCATCATGACGATGATTTCTTATATGCAGGCTCATCTGTCGCCCAATGCTAAGTTCGATTTCCAAAAGTACATCAAGCGGTCGTTGGAGGACGACTTCAAAGTCGTCGTTGGCATCAGGTCCGTCCGTTTAGTTTTTTCAGTTAACAGTTTGCACGTCATGAGCTTCGTCCTATGGGCTATGGCTGACCTTGACACATTTGGCTGGTTCTTGCAGCCTGCCGCTATGGTTTGTCGCCATCTTCATACTCTTCATCGATATCCAAGGTAAAGCCTTGTCCCATCTCATTCCTAGCTGCTAGACCACAGGCTCTGGGCTTGTCTTGTAATCACCATCCCTTTTTGTAAAATGCTCTGCTCCTGTGCGCAGGACTCGGCACGCTTATTTGGATCTCTTTCGTCCCACTCGTTGTAAGTGTTCGTTCCTTCCTCTCTGTTTTTCCTTTTAGGAAAATAAAATGCCTTCCTCTCTCTTGACAGAAACAAGTTAAAGAGCCAATTGAAATTGTCCTTAAGTACAAACAAATTTGTCGTTGTCTCAGATCCTCTTGTTAGTTGGAACCAAGCTAGAGATTGTCATCATGGAGATGGCCAAGGAAATACAGGACAAGGCGACTGTGATCAAGGGGGCACCTATCGTGGAGCCAAGCGACAGGTTCTTCTGGTTCAACCGGCCTGAGTGGGTCCTGTTTCTCATACACCTGACGCTCTTCCAGAATGCATTCCAGATGGCGCATTTCGTTTGGACATTGGTAGGTTCTCAAGGTGTTCCTTCATCCATTCACTACAGGCTACAGCATGGCCTTGAAAAGGCTAATTTCTTTTGGTTGTTGCTTGCGCAGCTCACCCCAGGCTTGAAAGATTGCTACCACGAAAATCTGGGACTGAGCATCATGAAAGTTGCAGTGGGGCTGGCTCTTCAGGTCCTCTGCAGCTACATCACCTTCCCTTTATATGCACTCGTCACACAGgtaaattttttaaaaataatcaTCTGTAAAATCTACATGAAGTCTTTTGAAAGAAACACATGAGTTTAGGATCACATCCAACTGCAACCTCGTGCGTGCAGATGGGCTCGCACATGAAGAAGACCATCTTCGAGGAGCAGACGGCGAAGGCGGTGATGAAATGGCGCAAGGCGGCCAAGGACAAGGTGAAGCAGCGGGAGGCAGGCTTCGACGGGTTGATGAGCGCGGACACGACGCCGAGCCAGAGCCGGGCGACGTCGCCGAGCCGCGCCAACTCGCCGGTGCAGCTGCTGCACAAGTACAGGGGGAGGTCGGATGATCCCCAGAGCGCCCCGACCTCGCCGGGGCGAGGACAGGAGCTCGAGGACATGTACCCGGTGGCCGACCAGTACCGGCTGCACAGGCTAGACCCTGAG from Panicum hallii strain FIL2 chromosome 9, PHallii_v3.1, whole genome shotgun sequence includes:
- the LOC112873818 gene encoding protein MLO-like, with translation MAGGGGGRDLPLTPTWAVALVCAVIVLISVAMEHGLHRLGHWFHTRQKKAMREALEKIKAELMLMGFISLLLAVAQTPIPKICIPAKAGSVMLPCKPKGGGKSGGGDGHRRLLWYPGEEVNHRRFLAGGGAGDDFCDTKGKVSLISTNGVHQLHIFIFVLAVFHVVYSVATMTLARLKMRRWKKWESETNSLEYQFATDPSRFRFTHQTSFVKRHLGLPSTPGVRWIVAFFRQFFASVTKVDYLTMRQGFINAHLSPNAKFDFQKYIKRSLEDDFKVVVGISLPLWFVAIFILFIDIQGLGTLIWISFVPLVILLLVGTKLEIVIMEMAKEIQDKATVIKGAPIVEPSDRFFWFNRPEWVLFLIHLTLFQNAFQMAHFVWTLLTPGLKDCYHENLGLSIMKVAVGLALQVLCSYITFPLYALVTQMGSHMKKTIFEEQTAKAVMKWRKAAKDKVKQREAGFDGLMSADTTPSQSRATSPSRANSPVQLLHKYRGRSDDPQSAPTSPGRGQELEDMYPVADQYRLHRLDPERRRTASSTAVDIDIADADFSFSVQR